From Leifsonia sp. fls2-241-R2A-40a, one genomic window encodes:
- a CDS encoding DUF1684 domain-containing protein, whose product MSDIVTDISTSPSAVSASRLLASPAPASPETVERARDGWDSWRESRLRGVTAPTGNLALIETRWLPDGDTTTAEQAREGLPETVTATQLTRRSLETGELERGIRLWDAQSPAIRAFETIDVFPFDPDWVIAATFTPVGGDRTIPFEHMRDNGLSRDLVVPGDITFERDGVEYTLSAFDDDGTLLLVFGDPSNGAEGDDGTYASGRFLFVQHDGDRVVLDFNRAFVPPCGFSDQYNCPLPPRNNRFPVAVTAGEKRVVLRGGVQH is encoded by the coding sequence ATGTCCGACATCGTGACTGATATCTCCACATCGCCCTCCGCCGTGTCCGCTTCCCGTCTGCTCGCTTCCCCGGCGCCCGCCTCCCCGGAGACCGTCGAGCGTGCGCGCGACGGATGGGACTCCTGGCGCGAGAGCCGACTCCGCGGCGTGACGGCTCCCACCGGCAACCTGGCCCTCATCGAGACGCGCTGGCTGCCGGACGGCGACACCACGACGGCGGAGCAGGCGCGAGAGGGTCTTCCCGAGACGGTCACGGCGACGCAGCTCACGCGCCGCAGCCTCGAGACGGGTGAGCTCGAGCGCGGCATCCGTCTGTGGGATGCGCAGTCGCCCGCCATCCGCGCGTTCGAGACCATCGACGTGTTCCCGTTCGATCCCGACTGGGTGATCGCGGCGACGTTCACGCCGGTCGGCGGGGACCGCACCATCCCGTTCGAGCACATGCGCGACAACGGTCTCAGCCGCGACCTCGTCGTTCCCGGCGACATCACCTTCGAGCGCGACGGCGTGGAGTACACGCTGAGCGCGTTCGACGACGACGGCACGCTGCTGCTCGTCTTCGGCGACCCCAGCAACGGCGCGGAGGGCGACGACGGCACGTACGCCTCGGGCCGCTTCCTCTTCGTGCAGCACGACGGCGATCGTGTCGTCCTCGACTTCAACCGGGCGTTCGTCCCGCCCTGCGGATTCTCCGATCAGTACAACTGTCCGCTGCCGCCGCGCAACAACCGTTTCCCCGTCGCGGTCACCGCGGGGGAGAAGCGCGTCGTTCTCCGCGGCGGCGTCCAGCACTGA
- a CDS encoding PAS domain-containing sensor histidine kinase: MSTLSDLVHAHGRSSEEDVEWLHGLVGDWQLIADLAFADIVLWVPTRDDDYVAVAHARPSSAATLFYRDFVGQRIKPEWRQQVTDAYRSKQIIDTSAPDWFEETPTRVRAVPVIRRLSVHSPQTAEEPVAVITRHSNLSETRTPGRQELTFNECANDLFNMIASGDFPDLGAPAAPRRGAPRAADGLIRLDVDGTTTFASPNALSAFNRMGFTGELEGESLATVTTGLLTGTITADESLPLVVTGRAPWRTDIEARGVTVSLRAIPIRNRGERVGAIVLCRDVSEQRHQERELITKDATIREIHHRVKNNLQTVASLLRIQSRRTHSEEAREALSQAMRRVAAIAVVHDTLSTGLAQIVDFDDVFDRVLLLVAEVAASHTTTVHPKKSGTFGQLPSEYATPLALALTELVTNAVEHGLAGREGQVEIIAHRSEESLTVKVVDNGSGLPEGKVGSGLGTQIVRTLIQGELGGAIDWHTMMGQGTEVTIEVPLRYLTKL; encoded by the coding sequence GTGTCAACGCTCAGCGATCTCGTCCACGCCCACGGCCGCTCCTCGGAGGAGGATGTCGAATGGCTGCACGGGCTGGTGGGCGACTGGCAGCTGATCGCCGACCTGGCATTCGCCGACATCGTGCTGTGGGTTCCCACCCGCGACGACGACTACGTCGCGGTCGCGCACGCGCGCCCGTCCTCCGCCGCGACGCTCTTCTACCGCGACTTCGTCGGCCAGCGGATCAAGCCCGAGTGGCGGCAGCAGGTCACCGACGCGTACCGGTCCAAGCAGATCATCGACACCTCGGCTCCCGACTGGTTCGAGGAGACGCCGACGCGCGTCCGGGCCGTCCCGGTCATCCGTCGCCTGTCGGTCCACTCCCCGCAGACGGCCGAGGAGCCGGTGGCGGTCATCACCCGGCACTCGAATCTCAGCGAGACGCGGACGCCGGGCCGTCAGGAGCTCACGTTCAACGAGTGCGCGAACGACCTCTTCAACATGATCGCCAGCGGCGACTTCCCCGACCTCGGTGCGCCGGCGGCCCCGCGCCGCGGCGCTCCCCGCGCGGCGGACGGCCTCATCCGGCTCGACGTGGACGGTACGACGACCTTCGCCAGCCCGAACGCCCTCAGCGCGTTCAACCGCATGGGCTTCACGGGCGAGCTCGAGGGGGAGTCCCTCGCCACGGTCACGACCGGCCTCCTGACCGGCACCATCACGGCCGACGAATCGCTGCCGCTGGTCGTCACGGGCCGAGCCCCGTGGCGGACGGACATCGAGGCGCGCGGCGTCACGGTGTCGCTGCGCGCCATCCCGATCCGCAACCGCGGGGAACGCGTGGGGGCGATCGTGCTCTGCCGCGACGTCTCCGAGCAGCGTCACCAGGAGCGCGAGCTCATCACGAAGGATGCGACGATCCGCGAGATCCACCACCGCGTCAAGAACAACCTGCAGACGGTGGCCTCGCTGCTGCGCATCCAGTCGCGGCGGACGCACTCGGAGGAGGCCCGCGAAGCCCTCAGTCAGGCGATGCGGCGCGTAGCGGCCATCGCCGTGGTGCACGACACCCTGTCGACCGGACTCGCGCAGATCGTCGACTTCGACGACGTGTTCGACCGCGTCCTCCTGCTGGTCGCCGAAGTGGCGGCGAGCCACACGACCACCGTCCACCCGAAGAAGTCGGGCACCTTCGGCCAGCTGCCCTCCGAGTACGCGACGCCGCTGGCGCTGGCGCTCACCGAACTCGTGACCAACGCCGTCGAGCACGGGCTCGCCGGCCGCGAGGGCCAGGTGGAGATCATCGCGCACCGGTCGGAGGAGTCGCTGACGGTCAAGGTCGTCGACAACGGCTCCGGCCTCCCCGAGGGGAAGGTCGGCTCAGGCCTCGGAACGCAGATCGTCCGCACGCTCATCCAGGGCGAGCTCGGCGGTGCGATCGACTGGCACACGATGATGGGCCAGGGGACCGAGGTCACCATCGAGGTCCCGCTGCGCTACCTCACCAAGCTCTGA
- a CDS encoding ABC transporter substrate-binding protein, translated as MKKSSLFATLAIGLASALALAGCAGASSSSAGGGDATIAIGSLYEPVNLDNTAGGGQGVTEALNGNVYEGLFKLTDAGKVEPLLATKYTASEDGLTYTFTLRDGVKFHSGKALTSADVKRSIERVTADDSQSARKSQLAVISKIDTPDDKTVTITLSARSISLPYNLSYVWIYGPGTSSYKTTEDGTGPYKLGTWKRGSSLSLDRWSGYWGQQAKNKQVEFDYFTDASALSNALQTKQVDIVTSIQSPDALSTFKGNKDYTISNGKSTTKELLAFNDKVAPFDKAEVRKAVYSAIDTKKLLNSIWGDYGTLIGSMVPPSDPWYEDLTKVNPYDVNLAKKELADAGFANGFSFTLDTPTYDPHPAVAEFLKSELAKVGVTVNINSISADEWYTKVFKNHDFQATLQEHVNDRDVVWYGNPDFYWGYNNPQVTKWVNEAEQASTTAEQTAKLKQVNEQIAKDAASAWLYLYPQIVVADSSVSGYPVNGLNSQFFAYDIVKK; from the coding sequence GTGAAGAAATCCTCCCTGTTCGCGACGCTTGCGATCGGCCTGGCCTCGGCTCTGGCACTCGCCGGCTGCGCGGGGGCGTCGTCGTCGTCCGCAGGCGGCGGCGACGCGACCATCGCGATCGGCTCGCTCTACGAGCCCGTCAACCTGGACAACACCGCCGGCGGCGGCCAGGGCGTCACCGAGGCGCTCAACGGCAACGTCTACGAGGGCCTGTTCAAGCTGACCGACGCGGGCAAGGTGGAGCCTCTCCTCGCCACCAAGTACACGGCCAGCGAGGACGGCCTGACCTACACGTTCACGCTGCGCGACGGAGTGAAGTTCCACTCCGGCAAGGCGCTCACCAGCGCTGACGTGAAGCGCAGCATCGAGCGTGTGACCGCGGACGACTCGCAGTCGGCGCGCAAGTCGCAGCTCGCCGTGATCTCGAAGATCGACACCCCCGACGACAAGACGGTCACCATCACGCTGTCCGCGCGGTCGATCTCGCTTCCGTACAACCTCAGCTACGTCTGGATCTACGGCCCGGGCACCTCCAGCTACAAGACCACGGAGGACGGGACCGGGCCCTACAAACTCGGCACGTGGAAGCGCGGCAGCTCGCTCAGCCTCGACCGCTGGAGCGGCTACTGGGGTCAGCAGGCGAAGAACAAGCAGGTCGAGTTCGACTACTTCACCGACGCCTCCGCCCTGTCGAACGCGCTGCAGACCAAGCAGGTCGACATCGTCACGAGCATCCAGAGCCCGGACGCCCTCAGCACTTTCAAGGGCAACAAGGACTACACGATCTCGAACGGCAAGTCGACGACCAAGGAGCTGCTGGCGTTCAACGACAAGGTCGCGCCGTTCGACAAGGCCGAGGTGCGCAAGGCCGTCTACTCCGCCATCGACACGAAGAAGCTGCTCAACTCCATCTGGGGCGACTACGGCACGCTGATCGGGTCCATGGTGCCGCCGAGCGACCCCTGGTACGAGGACCTCACCAAGGTGAACCCGTACGACGTCAACCTGGCGAAGAAGGAGCTGGCGGACGCCGGCTTCGCGAACGGCTTCAGCTTCACGCTCGACACCCCGACCTACGACCCGCACCCGGCCGTCGCGGAGTTCCTGAAGAGCGAGCTGGCGAAGGTCGGCGTCACCGTGAACATCAACTCCATCTCGGCGGACGAGTGGTACACGAAGGTGTTCAAGAACCACGACTTCCAGGCGACCCTGCAGGAGCACGTGAACGACCGTGACGTGGTCTGGTACGGCAACCCCGACTTCTACTGGGGCTACAACAACCCCCAGGTGACGAAGTGGGTGAACGAGGCCGAGCAGGCGAGCACGACCGCAGAGCAGACCGCCAAACTGAAGCAGGTCAACGAGCAGATCGCGAAGGATGCGGCCAGCGCCTGGCTGTACCTCTACCCGCAGATCGTCGTCGCCGACAGCTCGGTGAGCGGCTACCCGGTCAACGGCCTGAACTCGCAGTTCTTCGCCTACGACATCGTCAAGAAGTAG
- a CDS encoding Rv3235 family protein: protein MDPRALAPATAPADRPTAATPICEAHRGGANRSSRHGGEIPQIGDPSPSTLCSNLARSVVEILAGARSLDQIGRWVSDSVYVHLLRRTMLSARGRADSAEDTLRPRMQIGEPVISSPSEGVVEAVVLVHQPGRSRAVAIRLERHRTRWRATAVNVL from the coding sequence ATGGACCCCCGTGCACTCGCCCCAGCCACCGCGCCTGCGGACCGTCCGACCGCGGCGACGCCGATATGTGAGGCGCACCGCGGCGGTGCGAACCGGAGTTCACGGCACGGCGGCGAGATTCCGCAGATCGGTGATCCCAGCCCGTCGACGCTCTGCTCCAACCTGGCGCGCTCGGTCGTGGAGATCCTGGCCGGCGCCCGCTCCCTCGACCAGATCGGCCGCTGGGTGAGCGATTCGGTGTACGTCCATCTCCTCCGCCGCACGATGCTCAGTGCGCGTGGCCGGGCCGACTCGGCCGAGGACACCCTGCGTCCGCGCATGCAGATCGGCGAGCCCGTGATCAGCTCCCCCTCGGAGGGCGTGGTGGAAGCGGTCGTGCTGGTGCATCAGCCGGGGCGCTCCCGCGCTGTCGCCATCCGGCTGGAGCGTCACCGGACGCGCTGGCGGGCGACGGCGGTCAACGTGCTCTGA
- a CDS encoding ABC transporter permease produces the protein MTAYLLRRTAFLVVSLLLAMVVLFFLLRVLPGDPSNALLSVGATKEQIAAAQRQVGSDQPLLQQFFTWFGSLLSLNLGESFISSLPVGPEIAARLSVTVPLTLLSFTLALVLALPIGFVAAWKADRWYGVALSAFSQLGIAVPVFWVGILLVDVFAITLGWFPSGGFPRDDWSDPNAALTSLALPVVTIAIVMSASIARYVRSATLDVIGSDYLRNARALGSGFGRAMWRHGLRNGAVPVISVLGIELATTFLGAVVVESVFTLPGLGSMLLKAIEQHDYPNIQGILFVSTLLVLVVGFLADIAQRLVDPRLRRSISGNV, from the coding sequence ATGACCGCCTACCTGCTCCGCCGCACCGCGTTCCTCGTGGTGTCGTTGCTGCTGGCGATGGTGGTGCTCTTCTTCCTGCTGCGGGTGCTCCCCGGTGATCCGTCGAACGCGCTGCTCTCGGTCGGCGCGACGAAGGAGCAGATCGCTGCGGCGCAGCGCCAGGTCGGCAGCGACCAGCCGCTTCTGCAGCAGTTCTTCACCTGGTTCGGCAGCCTTCTCTCGCTCAACTTGGGCGAATCGTTCATCAGCTCGCTCCCGGTCGGCCCGGAGATCGCCGCGCGGTTGTCGGTGACCGTTCCGCTCACCCTGCTGTCGTTCACTCTGGCCCTCGTGCTCGCCCTTCCGATCGGCTTCGTGGCCGCCTGGAAGGCCGACCGCTGGTACGGCGTCGCGCTGTCCGCGTTCTCGCAGCTCGGCATCGCCGTCCCGGTGTTCTGGGTGGGCATCCTGCTGGTGGATGTGTTCGCCATCACGCTGGGCTGGTTCCCGTCGGGCGGCTTCCCGCGCGACGACTGGTCCGATCCGAACGCGGCCCTGACCTCGCTGGCGCTGCCGGTGGTGACGATCGCGATCGTGATGAGCGCGTCGATCGCCCGCTACGTCCGCAGTGCGACGCTGGACGTGATCGGCAGCGACTACCTGCGCAACGCCCGCGCGCTCGGCTCCGGCTTCGGCCGCGCGATGTGGCGTCATGGACTGCGCAACGGCGCTGTCCCGGTGATCTCGGTTCTCGGGATCGAGCTGGCCACGACCTTCCTCGGTGCTGTCGTGGTGGAGAGCGTGTTCACCCTCCCCGGGCTGGGCAGCATGCTGCTCAAGGCGATCGAGCAGCACGACTACCCGAACATCCAGGGCATCCTCTTCGTCTCGACGCTGCTCGTGCTGGTCGTCGGATTCCTGGCCGACATCGCACAAAGACTCGTCGACCCGCGGTTGCGCCGCAGTATCTCGGGCAACGTATGA
- a CDS encoding WhiB family transcriptional regulator: MDWRDKAACLTADPELFFPVGNTGPAVDQIDKAKAVCARCTVTEICLQYALETGQDSGVWGGLSEDERRALKRRAARARRAS; this comes from the coding sequence ATGGATTGGCGCGACAAAGCCGCCTGCCTCACCGCGGACCCCGAGCTGTTCTTCCCGGTGGGCAACACCGGCCCGGCGGTCGATCAGATCGACAAGGCCAAGGCGGTCTGCGCACGCTGCACCGTTACCGAGATTTGCCTGCAGTACGCCCTCGAGACCGGACAGGACTCGGGCGTGTGGGGCGGTCTCTCCGAGGACGAGCGTCGCGCTCTCAAGCGCCGCGCCGCCCGCGCCCGCCGCGCTTCCTGA
- a CDS encoding ABC transporter ATP-binding protein gives MSAAPATPALLEVDGLSVATRDGRPLVQDVSFRLEAGDRLALIGESGSGKSLTSFALTGLLPEGLVSSGGVLLDGVPVIGARERDLVPLRGRVASTVFQEPMTALDPLMRLGRQVAEPLRRHLGLKGDELRRAVLAAMSEVGLPDPERIARAYPWEISGGQRQRVAIAAALACRPRLLIADEPTTALDVTVQAEVLTLLEALVADRGMALLFVSHDLAVVSRMAQRALVLRNGRVVEEGPMERLLSAPQDPYTVELVRSARELDAALEVS, from the coding sequence ATGAGCGCCGCCCCGGCCACACCCGCACTCCTCGAGGTCGACGGGCTCTCCGTCGCTACGCGCGACGGCCGGCCGCTGGTGCAGGACGTGTCGTTCCGGCTGGAGGCCGGCGATCGGCTCGCCCTCATCGGGGAATCGGGCTCCGGGAAGTCCCTCACCTCGTTCGCGCTCACCGGGCTGCTGCCGGAGGGGCTCGTCTCGTCCGGCGGCGTCCTGCTCGACGGCGTGCCGGTGATCGGCGCGCGAGAGCGCGACCTCGTGCCGCTGCGGGGTCGCGTCGCCTCGACGGTGTTCCAGGAGCCGATGACGGCTCTGGATCCGCTGATGCGGCTCGGCCGCCAGGTCGCGGAACCGCTGCGCCGGCATCTCGGGCTGAAGGGCGACGAGCTGCGGCGCGCGGTCCTCGCTGCAATGAGCGAGGTGGGCCTGCCGGACCCGGAGCGCATCGCGCGCGCGTATCCGTGGGAGATCTCGGGCGGCCAGCGTCAGCGCGTCGCCATCGCGGCGGCCCTCGCGTGCCGCCCGCGGCTGCTCATCGCCGACGAGCCGACGACCGCGCTGGACGTGACCGTGCAGGCCGAGGTGCTGACCCTCCTGGAGGCGCTGGTCGCCGACCGCGGGATGGCCCTGCTCTTCGTCAGCCACGACCTCGCCGTGGTGTCGCGGATGGCGCAGCGGGCGCTCGTCCTCCGCAATGGACGTGTGGTGGAGGAAGGTCCGATGGAGCGGCTGCTGAGCGCCCCGCAGGACCCGTACACGGTCGAGCTAGTGCGCAGCGCCCGTGAGCTCGACGCCGCGCTGGAGGTGTCATGA
- the rsgA gene encoding ribosome small subunit-dependent GTPase A, with translation MTDNTGSWWDNDDDEDDEELDLYDESSIRSRPNPKGNRPRTKTRPEHADAVIARVLGVDRGRYTVLLDEDTDDEHAVTAARASELRRNPIVTGDRVAVVGDTTGETGTLARIVRVEPRTTLLRRSADDTDEVERIVVANADQMLIVVAAANPEPRTRLVDRYLVAAYDAGIEPMLCVTKTDLADPAGFLANFAGLDLPVFTSREDSIPVGQIAAALVGHDTVVVGHSGVGKSTLVNALVPGAKRATGHVNEVTGRGRHTSSSTVSLRVEDGEGRHGWVIDTPGVRSFGLGHVNTDSILKAFTDLAEIAENCPRGCTHLPDAPDCAIIEAVEEGRLGPTGRARLDSLQRLLATFAR, from the coding sequence GTGACGGACAACACGGGGTCGTGGTGGGACAACGACGACGACGAGGACGACGAGGAGCTCGACCTCTACGACGAGTCCAGCATCCGCAGCCGCCCCAACCCGAAGGGCAACCGGCCGCGCACCAAGACCCGGCCTGAGCACGCCGACGCGGTGATCGCGCGGGTGCTCGGCGTCGACCGTGGCCGCTACACCGTGCTGTTGGATGAGGACACCGACGACGAGCACGCGGTCACCGCCGCCCGGGCGAGCGAACTGCGGCGCAACCCGATCGTGACCGGAGACCGGGTCGCGGTCGTCGGGGACACCACGGGCGAGACCGGCACTCTGGCGCGGATCGTGCGCGTCGAGCCGCGGACCACCCTGCTGCGCCGCAGCGCCGACGACACCGACGAGGTCGAGCGCATCGTCGTGGCCAACGCCGACCAGATGCTGATCGTCGTCGCCGCCGCCAACCCCGAGCCGCGCACCCGTCTGGTCGACCGCTACCTCGTCGCCGCCTACGACGCCGGGATCGAGCCGATGCTCTGCGTCACGAAGACCGACCTCGCCGACCCGGCGGGATTCCTCGCGAACTTCGCCGGGCTCGACCTCCCGGTCTTCACGAGCCGCGAGGACAGCATCCCGGTTGGGCAGATCGCTGCGGCGCTCGTCGGGCACGACACCGTCGTGGTCGGACACTCCGGTGTCGGCAAGTCGACGCTCGTGAACGCGCTCGTCCCCGGGGCGAAGCGCGCAACCGGCCACGTCAACGAGGTGACCGGGCGCGGGCGGCACACGTCGTCGTCCACGGTGTCCCTGCGCGTGGAGGACGGCGAAGGGCGCCACGGCTGGGTGATCGACACCCCGGGCGTGCGGTCGTTCGGGCTCGGTCACGTGAACACGGACAGCATCCTGAAGGCCTTCACCGACCTGGCGGAGATCGCGGAGAACTGCCCGCGCGGCTGCACCCATCTGCCGGACGCCCCCGACTGCGCGATCATCGAGGCGGTCGAGGAGGGCCGGCTCGGCCCGACCGGTCGCGCGCGCCTCGACTCACTGCAGCGGCTGCTCGCCACCTTCGCCCGCTGA
- the bcp gene encoding thioredoxin-dependent thiol peroxidase: MTDVRLEAGEQAPAFSLTDQDGKTVSLGDFAGENVIVYFYPAAMTPGCTTEACDFRDNLNSLKSAGYQVIGVSKDAPARNKEFQEQEGLNFPLLSDEDLAVHKRYGAYGEKKLYGKTVEGVIRSTFVVDPDGSLRLPLYNVKATGHVASLRKKLKIDA; this comes from the coding sequence ATGACTGATGTGCGACTCGAGGCGGGCGAGCAGGCTCCCGCGTTCAGCCTGACGGACCAGGACGGCAAGACGGTCTCCCTCGGCGATTTCGCCGGCGAGAACGTGATCGTGTACTTCTACCCCGCGGCGATGACCCCCGGGTGCACCACGGAGGCCTGCGACTTCCGCGACAATCTGAACTCGCTGAAGTCGGCCGGGTACCAGGTGATCGGCGTCTCGAAGGATGCGCCCGCGCGCAACAAGGAGTTCCAGGAGCAGGAGGGCCTCAACTTCCCGCTGCTCTCCGACGAGGATCTCGCGGTCCACAAGCGGTATGGCGCGTACGGCGAGAAGAAGCTCTACGGCAAGACGGTCGAGGGCGTCATCCGCTCCACGTTCGTCGTCGACCCGGACGGCTCGCTGCGCCTGCCGCTCTACAACGTGAAGGCGACGGGGCACGTGGCGTCGCTGCGCAAGAAGCTCAAGATCGACGCCTAG
- a CDS encoding ATP-binding cassette domain-containing protein: MTPILELRDAGFRYRRAAAPALDGVSFSVEQGRSLGLVGESGAGKTTALSLLLGLSRPTSGAVLFDGAPLDPRDRGQLRSFRRSVQPVFQDPYSSLDPRQSVGRIVGEPLASLGIATGADARERVARALEAVALPADAMRRYPHEFSGGQRQRIAIARAIVSRPRVLLADEPVSALDVTTRIQIIDLLADLASAEGMTVVMVSHDLSVVASLCAQTVVLQGGRVVEQGPTREVLGSPRDPYTRRLLASVPRLPA; the protein is encoded by the coding sequence ATGACGCCGATCCTCGAACTCCGCGATGCAGGCTTCCGCTACCGTCGAGCGGCCGCGCCGGCACTCGACGGCGTCTCGTTCTCGGTGGAGCAGGGGCGCAGCCTGGGTCTCGTCGGCGAGTCCGGCGCGGGCAAGACGACGGCGCTCTCCCTGCTGCTGGGCCTCAGCCGCCCCACCAGCGGGGCGGTGCTCTTCGACGGCGCCCCGCTCGACCCGCGCGACCGCGGCCAGCTGCGCAGCTTCCGGCGCAGCGTGCAGCCGGTGTTCCAGGATCCCTACTCGTCGCTCGACCCTCGGCAGAGTGTCGGCCGGATCGTGGGGGAGCCGCTGGCCTCTCTCGGCATCGCGACCGGCGCGGACGCGCGCGAGCGCGTCGCCCGCGCACTCGAGGCCGTCGCCCTGCCGGCGGACGCGATGCGGCGGTACCCGCACGAGTTCTCCGGCGGCCAGCGTCAGCGCATCGCCATCGCCCGGGCCATCGTGTCGCGCCCGCGCGTGCTGCTCGCGGATGAGCCGGTGAGCGCGCTCGACGTGACGACCCGCATCCAGATCATCGACCTGCTCGCCGATCTCGCATCGGCCGAAGGGATGACCGTGGTGATGGTCTCGCACGACCTCAGCGTTGTCGCTTCCCTCTGCGCCCAGACCGTGGTGCTCCAGGGTGGACGCGTCGTCGAGCAGGGGCCGACGCGCGAGGTGCTCGGATCGCCTCGCGACCCCTACACTCGGCGTCTGCTGGCGTCGGTGCCCCGGCTTCCGGCCTAG
- a CDS encoding ABC transporter permease produces MSAIVEQATEAVAPEPAGPGRRRTRRSVSLGIGLVLVGVIVLIALVSFVWLPYAQADTSGTRLEGPSGAHWLGTDRFGRDLTTQLMIGARIALAVGLGSVAIGAVVGVTLGLLAAFATKWVDDTLSAALDILIAFPTLLLAMLIVAAQGASLGTAVVAIGLAMSAVVARLTRVLAKRILAQQYVTAARTSGTTWAGIIARHILPNIWPTLSVSLALQFGVAVLAEASLSYLGLGAPPPNASWGRLLQEAQGTVSTAPVGAIAPGVALVVLVIGVNLIADGLRDVADPTRRRSR; encoded by the coding sequence ATGAGCGCGATCGTGGAGCAGGCGACGGAAGCCGTCGCGCCGGAGCCGGCGGGCCCGGGCCGCAGACGCACGCGCCGCTCGGTGTCGCTGGGCATCGGGCTGGTGCTCGTCGGCGTCATCGTGCTCATCGCGCTGGTGTCGTTCGTCTGGCTGCCGTACGCGCAGGCCGACACGTCCGGTACGCGGCTCGAAGGTCCGAGCGGCGCGCACTGGCTCGGAACGGATCGCTTCGGCCGCGATCTGACCACGCAGCTGATGATCGGGGCACGCATCGCCCTCGCGGTCGGGCTCGGCTCGGTCGCCATCGGCGCGGTGGTCGGCGTGACGCTCGGACTGCTGGCGGCCTTCGCGACCAAGTGGGTGGACGACACCCTCTCGGCCGCGCTGGACATCCTGATCGCCTTCCCGACGCTGCTGCTCGCGATGCTGATCGTCGCCGCACAGGGCGCCTCCCTCGGCACGGCCGTCGTCGCCATCGGGCTCGCGATGTCGGCCGTCGTCGCCCGCCTCACGCGGGTGCTCGCCAAACGCATCCTCGCCCAGCAGTACGTCACGGCGGCGCGGACCTCGGGCACGACGTGGGCGGGCATCATCGCCCGGCACATCCTGCCCAACATCTGGCCGACGCTGAGCGTCAGCCTCGCGCTGCAGTTCGGCGTCGCCGTGCTCGCGGAGGCGAGTCTGTCCTACCTCGGCCTCGGCGCGCCCCCGCCGAACGCGTCGTGGGGCCGGCTGCTGCAGGAGGCGCAGGGGACGGTGTCCACGGCTCCCGTCGGCGCAATCGCCCCCGGTGTCGCGCTCGTCGTGCTGGTGATCGGCGTGAACCTGATCGCCGACGGACTCCGCGACGTCGCCGACCCGACGCGAAGGAGGTCGCGATGA